One region of Pagrus major chromosome 5, Pma_NU_1.0 genomic DNA includes:
- the neflb gene encoding neurofilament light chain b — MTSIGFDPYFPSSYKRRVVVRTAGYGAGGGIGSRSAYSTHSAPITSYASSRRSYPTHARAVSSYSSVLSAPVSAAATELRLDQAAQVSSEFKVIRTQEKAELQDLNDRFASFIERVHELEQQNKLLETELLLLRQRQTEPSNIRALYEHEIRQLRAAVEEARHEKQAAQDHRDEMENVLRNMQKRYEDEVLGREEAEGRLMDARKEADEAALGQAELEKRVGTLLDELAFLKRLCESEIAELQAQIQYSADVSVEMEIAKPDLSAALRDIRVQYEKLAQQNLQSAEDWFCSKMNVMTVGSARSTESARSAKDEAGDYRRLLKSKTLEIDACREMNNALENQLQDVEEKQSAEISALQDTIGQLEDELRANKNDMARYLKDYQDLLNVKMALDIEIAAYRKLLEGEENRLNVAGPASFMYATPSYGRTQFSFQSQLSSAAPYLLSSRLYTSSLSTEETISASKAQQAEASPPKEEEEEEEQVEEEEKEEEEQGEEEEAEAEEDQGEEGEEEEAEAEEKEEEEKQDEGEEKADGEEGEAEDGEKEDEGDGGEEGQAQEEEDAEKKDDEGDEEGEKGEEEPEKEDAGEKDGKTTDKKA, encoded by the exons ATGACTTCCATCGGCTTTGACCCTTACTTCCCATCTTCTTACAAGAGGAGAGTAGTTGTGCGCACTGCAGGATatggagcaggtggaggaatAGGATCTAGGTCTGCTTACTCAACCCATTCTGCTCCAATAACTTCCTATGCATCTTCACGCAGAAGTTATCCCACACATGCCCGAGCTGTTTCCAGCTACTCCTCCGTGCTCTCTGCTCCAGTGTCTGCAGCTGCCACTGAGCTACGCCTGGACCAAGCAGCCCAGGTCAGCTCTGAGTTCAAAGTAATCAGGACCCAGGAGAAGGCTGAGCTGCAGGACCTGAATGATCGCTTTGCAAGCTTCATCGAGAGGGTCCATGAGCTGGAGCAGCAGAACAAGCTGCTGGAGACTGAACTCCTGCTGCTCAGGCAGAGGCAGACGGAGCCATCCAACATCCGGGCCCTGTACGAGCATGAGATCCGCCAGCTCCGTGCCGCTGTAGAAGAGGCCCGCCATGAGAAGCAGGCAGCCCAGGACCACAGGGATGAGATGGAAAATGTGTTGAGGAACATGCAGAAGCGCTATGAGGATGAAGTGCTTGgcagagaggaagcagagggcCGGCTCATGGATGCCAGGAAGGAAGCCGACGAGGCCGCACTGGGCCAGGCTGAGCTGGAGAAAAGAGTCGGGACCCTGCTGGATGAGCTGGCCTTCCTGAAGCGCCTCTGTGAGAGTGAGATCGCAGAGCTGCAGGCCCAAATACAGTACAGCGCCGATGTGTCAGTGGAGATGGAGATCGCCAAGCCTGACCTGTCTGCTGCTCTCCGTGACATCCGAGTCCAGTACGAGAAGCTGGCACAACAAAACCTTCAATCGGCCGAAGACTGGTTCTGCAGCAAGATGAATGTGATGACAGTAGGCTCTGCTCGCAGCACGGAGAGTGCACGTTCTGCCAAAGATGAGGCTGGAGATTACCGCCGGCTCCTCAAATCCAAGACGCTGGAGATCGATGCCTGCCGTGAGATGAATAACGCTCTGGAAAACCAACTGCAGGACGTGGAGGAGAAACAGAGTGCTGAGATCTCTGCACTGCAG GATACAATAGGTCAACTGGAGGATGAGCTGAGGGCAAACAAGAACGACATGGCTCGTTACTTGAAAGATTATCAGGACCTCTTGAATGTGAAGATGGCCTTGGATATTGAAATCGCAGCCTACAG GAAACTCCTCGAAGGAGAGGAGAATCGCTTGAATGTGGCCGGACCGGCATCTTTCATGTACGCTACTCCATCCTACGGAAGAACACAGTTCTCCTTCCAGTCTCAGCTGAGCTCTGCAGCTCCGTACCTGCTGAGCAGCCGCCTGTACACTTCATCACTCtccacagaggagacaatatCCGCGAGCAAAGCACAGCAGGCGGAGGCCAGCCCTcctaaagaggaggaggaggaggaagagcaggtcgaagaggaagagaaggaggaagaggagcagggagaggaagaggaggcagaggcagaggaggatcagggagaagagggggaggaagaggaggctgaggcggaagaaaaggaggaggaggaaaaacaagacgAGGGAGAGGAAAAAGCAGATGGAGAAG AAGGTGAggcagaggatggagagaaagaagacGAGGGGgacggaggagaggagggccAGGCTCaagaagaggaggatgctgAGAAGAAAGACGACGAGGGTGATGAAGAGGGTGAGAAGGGGGAGGAAGAACCTGAAAAAGAGGATGCCggagagaaagatggaaaaaCGACAGATAAGAAAGCTTAA